In Streptomyces capitiformicae, one genomic interval encodes:
- a CDS encoding MFS transporter, whose translation MAQPHRTTPSDQPGTTRAPGAIVPVLAFAGIVVAVMQTLLVPVIKDLPQLLDTTPSNATWVLTSTLLSGAVATPIMGRLGDLYGKRRMLLTSLAVMVVGALISGFTSELIPMIVGRTLQGFAMGAIPLGIGLMRDELPRERLASAMALMSSSIGVGGGLALPLAALVAQNTDWHVLFFGAAGLGALSIVLTLVAVPESKTRAAGSFDYLGAFGLSLGLVLFLLPITKGSDWGWASATTLGLFAASAVVLFLWGLLELRIPAPLVDLRTTARREVLLTNLASIMVGVSFYVVSLVLPQLLQLPTSTGYGLGQSMVVAGLCVAPLGLTMMFTAPVYARISAKYGPKSTLILGLLIIAIGYGAGLGLMSAAWQTVVVSVLLGTGIGLAYSSLPALIVDAVDPSETGAANGLNTLMRSIGTSVSSAVIGMVLADTAHHVGGVAIPTMHGFRVSFLIATAAVALGLLLALFLPGRDRRATGHRLLASSETPERVGERVA comes from the coding sequence ATGGCCCAACCGCACAGAACCACGCCCTCCGACCAGCCCGGCACGACGAGAGCGCCCGGAGCGATCGTCCCCGTACTGGCCTTCGCCGGGATCGTGGTCGCGGTGATGCAGACCCTGCTCGTCCCGGTGATCAAGGATCTGCCCCAGTTGCTGGACACCACGCCCAGCAACGCCACCTGGGTCCTGACCTCGACCCTCCTCTCCGGCGCCGTGGCGACGCCGATCATGGGGCGGCTCGGCGACCTCTACGGCAAGCGCCGCATGCTGCTGACCAGCCTGGCCGTGATGGTGGTGGGCGCACTGATCAGCGGGTTCACCAGCGAGCTGATCCCGATGATCGTCGGCCGTACCCTCCAGGGCTTCGCGATGGGCGCGATCCCCCTCGGCATCGGCCTGATGCGCGACGAACTCCCCCGCGAACGCCTCGCCTCCGCCATGGCCCTGATGAGCTCGTCCATCGGCGTCGGCGGCGGACTCGCCCTGCCGCTGGCCGCGCTGGTCGCCCAGAACACCGACTGGCACGTCCTCTTCTTCGGCGCCGCGGGCCTCGGCGCCCTCTCGATCGTCCTCACCCTCGTCGCCGTACCGGAGTCGAAGACCCGCGCGGCAGGCTCCTTCGACTACCTCGGCGCCTTCGGTCTCTCCCTCGGCCTGGTCCTCTTCCTCCTGCCCATCACCAAGGGCAGCGACTGGGGCTGGGCATCCGCGACCACGCTCGGCCTGTTCGCCGCGTCGGCCGTGGTCCTGTTCCTGTGGGGCCTGCTGGAACTGCGCATCCCCGCGCCTTTGGTGGACCTGCGCACGACCGCCCGCCGCGAGGTCCTCCTCACCAACCTCGCCTCGATCATGGTCGGCGTCTCCTTCTACGTCGTCTCCCTCGTCCTGCCGCAGCTCCTCCAACTCCCCACCTCCACCGGCTACGGCCTCGGCCAGTCGATGGTCGTCGCGGGCCTGTGCGTGGCCCCGCTCGGCCTGACGATGATGTTCACGGCGCCGGTCTACGCCCGTATCTCCGCCAAGTACGGCCCCAAGAGCACCCTCATCCTCGGCCTGCTGATCATCGCGATCGGCTACGGCGCCGGCCTCGGCCTGATGAGCGCCGCCTGGCAGACCGTGGTGGTCTCGGTACTCCTCGGCACGGGCATCGGCCTCGCGTACTCGTCCCTCCCGGCCCTGATCGTCGACGCCGTGGACCCGTCCGAGACGGGCGCCGCGAACGGCCTCAACACCCTCATGCGCTCCATCGGTACGTCGGTGTCGAGCGCCGTCATCGGCATGGTGCTGGCCGACACCGCGCACCACGTCGGGGGCGTCGCGATCCCCACCATGCACGGCTTCCGGGTCTCCTTCCTGATCGCCACGGCCGCCGTCGCCCTCGGCCTCCTCCTGGCCCTGTTCCTGCCGGGCCGCGACCGCCGGGCGACCGGCCACCGGCTGCTCGCGAGCAGCGAGACCCCGGAGCGGGTCGGCGAGCGGGTGGCCTGA
- a CDS encoding MaoC/PaaZ C-terminal domain-containing protein, whose protein sequence is MPIDAAKALAAEPRSAEITWTRKDVLLYHLGIGAGAPATDPDELRYTLESRLHVLPSFATVAGAGSPDVIGGLNAPGVDVDLAKVLHGGQRVASHRPIPVEGRATATSRVAAVYDKGKAAVLVMRTEVADGDGPLWTNEAQIFVRGEGGWGGDRGPSARLDAPTTDPDKEVERTVREDQALLYRLSGDWNPLHADPEFAARAGFERPILHGLCTYGITLKAVVDTVLGGDVGRVRSYGTRFAGVVFPGETLRIRMWRPGDGAVRVEVTAVERDDAPVLADTIVEHS, encoded by the coding sequence ATGCCCATCGACGCAGCCAAGGCCCTCGCGGCTGAGCCCCGTTCCGCCGAGATCACCTGGACCCGCAAGGACGTCCTGCTCTACCACCTCGGCATCGGCGCCGGCGCCCCCGCGACCGACCCCGACGAGCTGCGCTACACCCTGGAGTCCCGGCTGCACGTCCTGCCGAGCTTCGCCACCGTCGCCGGCGCGGGCTCCCCGGACGTCATCGGCGGCCTGAACGCCCCCGGCGTGGACGTCGACCTCGCCAAGGTCCTGCACGGCGGCCAGCGCGTCGCATCGCACCGGCCGATCCCGGTCGAGGGCAGGGCCACGGCCACCTCACGGGTGGCGGCGGTGTACGACAAGGGCAAGGCGGCCGTCCTGGTCATGCGCACCGAAGTCGCGGACGGCGACGGCCCGTTGTGGACCAACGAGGCACAGATCTTCGTACGGGGAGAGGGCGGCTGGGGCGGCGACCGAGGCCCCTCCGCCCGCCTGGACGCGCCGACGACCGACCCCGACAAGGAGGTCGAGCGCACCGTACGCGAGGACCAGGCGTTGCTCTACCGTCTCTCCGGCGACTGGAACCCGTTGCACGCCGACCCGGAGTTCGCGGCCCGCGCCGGGTTCGAGCGGCCGATCCTGCACGGGCTGTGCACGTACGGGATCACGTTGAAGGCGGTCGTGGACACGGTGCTCGGCGGGGACGTCGGCCGCGTCCGCTCCTACGGCACCCGCTTCGCCGGGGTCGTCTTCCCGGGCGAGACCCTCCGCATCCGCATGTGGCGGCCGGGCGACGGCGCGGTGCGGGTGGAGGTGACGGCCGTGGAGCGGGACGACGCGCCGGTACTGGCCGACACGATCGTCGAGCACTCCTGA
- a CDS encoding Zn-dependent alcohol dehydrogenase: protein MRAAVLHEIGQDKLEVLDDVEAAGFGPGKARIRVRATGLCHSDLSAMAGVLPQPGPFVPGHEGAGEILDVGEGVTHVKPGDRVVLCWLPACGTCPACKRGQTELCLAGFLNAGTPNFKRPAGDIFGFAGTGTFAEEVVVDAGCAVPIPDDVPFDVAALIGCGVTTGLGAALNTADLEAGSSVAVIGCGGVGISAIQGARLKGAAEIVAVDPVVSRREAALKFGATKAVSPDELADAKQSVTGGEGFDYVFEVVGRSATARTAYENTRRGGTLVVVGAGAMDDFLQLSMFELFFDEKRILPSLYGGGDVLRSYERAITLWRAGRIDLEGLITHRVPLADINEALDQMRTGTSLRTCIEI from the coding sequence ATGCGCGCAGCCGTACTGCACGAGATCGGCCAGGACAAGCTGGAGGTGCTCGACGACGTCGAGGCGGCGGGCTTCGGGCCGGGCAAGGCGAGGATCCGGGTGCGGGCCACGGGGCTGTGCCACTCCGACCTGTCCGCCATGGCCGGGGTGCTGCCCCAGCCCGGGCCGTTCGTCCCCGGCCACGAGGGCGCCGGCGAGATACTCGACGTCGGGGAGGGCGTCACCCACGTGAAGCCCGGCGACCGTGTCGTCCTCTGCTGGCTCCCGGCCTGCGGCACCTGCCCCGCCTGTAAGCGCGGCCAGACCGAACTCTGCCTCGCCGGGTTCCTGAACGCCGGAACGCCCAACTTCAAGCGGCCCGCCGGTGACATCTTCGGCTTCGCGGGCACCGGCACCTTCGCCGAGGAGGTCGTGGTCGACGCCGGCTGCGCCGTCCCGATACCGGACGACGTGCCGTTCGACGTCGCCGCCCTCATCGGCTGCGGGGTCACCACCGGGCTCGGCGCCGCGCTCAACACCGCCGACCTGGAGGCCGGTTCGTCGGTCGCCGTCATCGGCTGCGGCGGCGTCGGCATCTCGGCGATCCAGGGCGCCCGGCTCAAGGGCGCCGCCGAGATCGTCGCCGTCGACCCGGTGGTCTCGCGCCGTGAGGCCGCCCTCAAGTTCGGCGCCACCAAGGCGGTCTCGCCGGACGAACTCGCCGACGCCAAGCAGTCCGTCACCGGCGGCGAGGGCTTCGACTACGTCTTCGAGGTCGTCGGCCGCTCGGCCACCGCCCGCACCGCGTACGAGAACACCCGGCGCGGCGGCACCCTCGTCGTCGTCGGCGCGGGCGCCATGGACGACTTCCTCCAGCTCAGCATGTTCGAGCTGTTCTTCGACGAGAAACGGATCCTGCCCTCCCTGTACGGCGGCGGAGACGTCCTGCGCTCCTACGAGCGGGCCATCACCCTGTGGCGCGCCGGCCGTATCGACCTGGAGGGCCTGATCACCCACCGGGTGCCGCTCGCCGACATCAACGAGGCGCTGGACCAGATGCGGACGGGGACCTCACTCCGTACGTGCATCGAGATCTGA
- a CDS encoding 3-oxoacyl-ACP reductase, giving the protein MSLPLEGLTAIVTGAGRGLGRAEALELARLGAAVVVNDYGQPGRDGSGEACAAPAEEVAAEIRAAGGEALAHTGDVADFQQAHELVERAVEEFGKLDILVNNAGILRDRMVFSMSEEEWDAVIRVHLKGHFNTTRFAAAHWRQRSKAVGGPVYGRIVNTSSEAFLAGSAGQPNYAAAKGGIVGLTTSTALALAKYGVTANVICPRARTRMTEDVFGEPASGDLAPLDPLAPEHVAPLVGYLASPAAAQVNGQLLVVHGGMVAIVERPRVQAKFDTKQDAFTYDELDALLTPHYVDRPEGETFAAVEVLGLKRQV; this is encoded by the coding sequence ATGTCGCTGCCACTTGAGGGACTCACCGCGATCGTCACCGGCGCCGGCCGGGGCCTGGGCCGGGCCGAGGCACTGGAGCTCGCCCGGCTCGGCGCGGCCGTCGTCGTGAACGACTACGGGCAGCCCGGCCGGGACGGCTCGGGTGAGGCCTGCGCCGCTCCCGCTGAGGAGGTCGCCGCCGAGATCCGTGCGGCGGGCGGCGAGGCGCTCGCCCACACGGGGGACGTAGCCGACTTCCAACAGGCCCATGAGCTGGTCGAGCGGGCGGTCGAGGAGTTCGGCAAGCTCGACATCCTGGTCAACAACGCCGGCATCCTGCGCGACCGCATGGTCTTCTCCATGTCCGAGGAGGAGTGGGACGCGGTGATCCGCGTCCACCTCAAGGGCCACTTCAACACCACCCGCTTCGCCGCCGCGCACTGGCGGCAGCGCTCCAAGGCGGTGGGAGGCCCGGTGTACGGGCGGATTGTGAACACCTCGTCGGAGGCGTTCCTCGCGGGCTCCGCCGGCCAGCCCAACTACGCGGCGGCGAAGGGAGGCATCGTCGGACTGACCACGTCCACGGCGCTCGCACTCGCCAAGTACGGCGTCACGGCGAACGTGATCTGCCCCCGAGCGCGGACCAGGATGACCGAGGACGTGTTCGGCGAGCCCGCCTCCGGCGACCTGGCCCCCCTCGACCCCCTCGCCCCCGAGCATGTCGCCCCGCTCGTCGGCTACTTGGCCTCACCCGCCGCCGCACAGGTCAACGGGCAGCTCCTCGTCGTCCACGGCGGAATGGTCGCGATCGTCGAACGCCCCCGCGTCCAGGCGAAGTTCGACACCAAGCAGGACGCGTTCACGTACGACGAACTGGACGCACTGCTCACGCCGCACTACGTCGACCGGCCGGAGGGGGAGACGTTCGCGGCGGTGGAAGTACTGGGGTTGAAGCGGCAGGTCTGA
- a CDS encoding Nif3-like dinuclear metal center hexameric protein, producing the protein MPRLSEVIAELDALWPPERAEGWDAVGTVCGDPGQEVTRVLFAVDPVREIVEEAVKLGADLLVTHHPLYLRGTTTVAASTFKGRVVHTLIKNDIALHVAHTNADTADPGVSDALAGALDLRVVRPLVADPSDPEGRRGLGRVCELDHPVTVRELAARAAERLPATAQGIRVAGDPDAVVRTVAVSGGSGDSLFDDVRSAGVDAFLTADLRHHPASEAVARTTEASGTPLALLDAAHWATEWPWCELAAAQLDEISDRKGWGLRVHVSKTVTDPWTAHAASPESTAGAPN; encoded by the coding sequence GTGCCCCGTCTGTCTGAAGTCATCGCCGAGCTCGACGCCCTCTGGCCGCCCGAGAGGGCCGAGGGATGGGATGCGGTCGGCACGGTCTGCGGGGACCCCGGCCAGGAGGTCACGCGGGTCCTGTTCGCCGTCGACCCCGTCCGGGAGATCGTCGAGGAAGCGGTGAAGCTGGGTGCCGATCTGCTGGTCACCCACCACCCGCTCTATCTGCGCGGTACGACGACGGTGGCGGCCTCCACCTTCAAGGGCCGGGTCGTGCACACCCTGATCAAGAACGACATCGCGCTGCACGTCGCCCACACCAACGCCGACACCGCCGACCCGGGCGTCAGCGACGCGTTGGCGGGCGCGCTGGACCTGAGAGTCGTACGGCCGCTCGTAGCGGACCCCTCCGACCCCGAAGGCCGGCGCGGTCTCGGCCGGGTCTGCGAGCTGGACCACCCCGTGACCGTACGAGAGCTGGCCGCGCGGGCCGCCGAGCGGCTGCCCGCCACCGCGCAGGGCATCCGGGTCGCCGGTGACCCCGACGCGGTCGTCCGCACGGTCGCCGTCAGCGGCGGCTCCGGCGACAGCCTCTTCGACGACGTACGCTCGGCCGGCGTCGACGCCTTCCTCACCGCGGACCTGCGTCACCATCCGGCCTCCGAGGCCGTCGCCCGTACGACGGAAGCATCCGGAACCCCTCTCGCGCTGCTCGACGCTGCGCACTGGGCCACCGAATGGCCCTGGTGCGAGCTGGCCGCCGCCCAGCTCGACGAGATCTCCGACCGGAAGGGATGGGGACTGCGCGTCCACGTCTCGAAGACGGTCACCGACCCCTGGACGGCCCACGCGGCCTCCCCCGAATCAACCGCAGGAGCCCCCAACTGA